CTGACATGGCAGGTGTTTAGTTCCTATGGAAATAGATTTACACACCCTATGTGGCTCTAGATAGTTAACTTTAGCTActgctgtttgaaaatgttcttgCTTTGTTCAAGGTCATCCTGGGAAGCAAGAACAGGAGCAGAAATGAAACTCCAATGCTCCAACTCCCAGCCTGCCATTTAAAgccatattttatatatacatttctgTAAAGCATCCCAAAACCTTACCAGGTGAAGAAAGGGTGCCAGAGCTAACACTCTAATTCCACGAAAATTTAGGTTGATTATTTAATCAATTTCCTAAacattttctctggaaaatgtacattttaaaatgtacatttaaactgaaagagggtagatttagattagacataaggaagaaatgcttaactatgagagtggtgaggcactggaacaggttgcccagagaagctgtggatgccccctccctggaagtgttcaaggccaggttggatggggctttgggcaacctgggctagtggagggtgtccctgcccatggcaggggagttggaactagatgatctttgaggtcccttccaacccaaatcattccatgattctatgattaaaattCACATAAACTCAAAGATTGTCACTGACTTTCCAGTCCATGTTGGAATACCTTTAAGAAGCAAGgtagaaacacagaataaaatcacatatatatctcatctaaatctaccctctttcagtttaaacccattgccTTACAGTCCTTGGTAATAAGtctgtctccatttttcttATAAGCTCCCTTTAAGTGAGGAAAGGCCATAATAAGGTCttcccacagccttctcttctccaggctaaacaaccccaactctctcaagCCTTTtggcagaggagaggtgcttcagccctctgatcatttttttggccctctggacttgctccaagagctccatgtccttcttacgTTGGAGGGCCCCGAGTgggatgcagtactccaggtggggtctcattagagtggagcagagggggagaatcacctccctcaacttgctggtcacgcttcttttgatgcagcccagggtacaattggctttctgggctgtgagcataCATTGCTGCCTCAcgtccaatttttcatccaccagtatcctcaagtccttctcttcagggctcCTTTCAATCCATTCAATCCCCATTGCctcaacccatgtgcaggaccttgcacttggccttgttgaacttcatgaagttcacatTGGCCCAGTCCTCAAGTCTGTCAAGGTCTGGatgccatcccttccctcaTCTCTCAAGTGTAACTACATTcgtatgtttttctttcatatgatCACTGTCTGTCTTCTAAATTACAATTACCTTTTGGAGGACTCTCATAGCAGAAAAATCGAGGAAGGACACTGCTGAGAAATCCAGAATGATGCTGTGGATGTTGACCTGGGGCACAGTGATGCCAGGGGGAAGGTCAGTGCCCCAGTTGATCAGAATGGACAAGTCTGTCATGTTGGTGGGCTGGTCCAGTTCCTCTATCCGGTTGTTATCTAATTCTTCGTCTGACTCGTGTGTATGGTTAGCCAGGCAAATCAAGCCTTTCTGTGTTGACAGATAAAAGTGACATAattaatacttctttttaagaCCCAGCTAGGGTAGTAGTGCATCTTACTCGCAAGGATGCGAGTGGTGGCAATGCAAAGCTGATGTACGCAAGAGAAGGAGCATGACCCACTTGCACTTTACACTAGAAAAAGTTCTGTCTCTCCCTTGTCTGGAGGAGTTTGGATATGTTGACTTTCATCTCATCAATCATTTAATTATTATCATAATCAGTTAATAATGGCTTTTTATTGTTCCCTGAAGTCAATGGTCAGTTACGCTTTGATTCAGTAATTTTGGAACAAGTCAACAAAAAACATACAGGATTTGGGCTGGGAGAAAACCAGCTTTATCCTACCATTAATGCAGCATGAACATAGCATCTGTGGGATCTGATCCTGCCATTTGATGCCAAAGAAAGCTCCAGTGGACACATACAAGCTCTGCCCATGGTAAAGCTGTAGGTGTCTAGCTGAGAGCACCATTAAAAGTCTTGTTTTTGAGATTTGTTTATGTAATGAAGTGGCAACTTGGGGAACAGCATATCTAATTAGGACAGGAGCCTGTGAGGCACTTCTCTGCCATGTCAAGCCAGGGAGCTGGTTGCTTAACCCCTCCTGGGTAGAGTTGCCATACATACGGGTGTCACTTGTAgctctcctttcttcagcaTCTTTCTGATCTTCCTCAGAGCTTTATTGCGTTTCCTCAGGACTCTCAGTGGGTTGAAGCCAACCTGCAGAAACAGCActttgaataattaaaaaaaaccaccccgGTGACACCAGAGGAAGGATACAGCATCTcgtgcagatttttttttttcagccatgaTAAGCATAGTTTGCACTTGATGTTGCCTACCACTTTTCATCGATTCGAACAAGGGCCCTTTTTCTTGGTTGGAAAGATGTCTACAGGTATGACTGCAAACCAGGCAGGCCCATCGGTGCTAGCTTTAGGACAGCACTATAGCAGTGACAATGCCGTAGCACAGGCCAGTAACTCCAGCAGGCTGGTGCAGTGCTGGCTAGACCAGAGCTTGTCCTACTTATCTTCGTTATGAGATGGCCACTCAGGTGACTGAGATTAGAGAGCTCACAGGTTGTATTTGCTCTGTGCCACCTGACTGCAGCGTGGGTCCTATACACatgggtttattttcttgttgaagaaaaacaaagttgatCATAATGGCTGCATATATCTCTTGAACCTCTTAGATGGTTTTAGCAAAATTAGATTACAGGTAAATTAGGCTAGTAAGGGTTACAAAAATACTAAATTCCTGCAAGTCTTCTGCCTCATCTATCTAGTGGGTGTAGGAGAAAGGTGTTAGAAATGCCTGTGTTTCTCTGCACTCACAGAAAAATCCCTTCAGGTCTTCTGAGGTGAAAGCCAAGCATGTGGAGACCCAAACGTGCTGGATTCCCTGGTTGCTCTGCCAGTTTCAGTCCCTCATGTGAAGAATGAACTTCTCATTACCAATGTTCAGGGTAGGTACTGCTTATCAATTCCCTCCTAAGAGCACCAGGAAGGGGAAGTTATAGGTGCAAGAGTTTGCCTTAGACTaaaatagactatttcagttggaagggacctgcaccaatcatctagtccaactgcctgaccaactcagggctgaccaaaagttaaagcttgttattaagggcattgtccaaatgcctcttaaacactgacgGGCTTGGagcatcaaccacctctctaggagcctgttccagtgtttgaccaccctctcggtaaagaaatgcttcctaaagtccagtctgaacctcctctggcacagctttgaaccaCTCCCACAAGTCCTGTCgctggataccagggagaagagatcagcacctccctctccccttcccctcctcaggaggCTGTAGGTCGTCCCTCAGCCTTCTTtcctccaaactagacaagccaAGAGTCCTTAGCCACTCCTCATAGGgcattccttccagccctttcatcacctttgttgccctcctctggatgcattcaaggactttcacattctttttaaactgtggggcccagaactgcgcacagcactccaggtgaggctgcaccaacgCTGAATACATTGGGATAATCACCTCTTCTGATCGGTTGGTTATGCAGTATTTGATGCACCCAGGAACTGGTTTGCCCTCatggctgccagggcacactgctgactcatacTGAGCTGCTGTCGACTggcacccccagatccctttctgcagggctgctctccagccactcctaTTCCAATTTATACTTATGCCAGCGTTACTCTGTCCTAGGTGCAGGATCTGGCATTTGGACTAGTTAAATTTCATCCCTTTAACCATTGCCCACTCCTCCAATCTATCCAGATCCCACTGCAAGGCCTCTCATCCCTCAGGAGCGTCAACatcacctcccagtttggtatcatcagcaaagtTGCTAATGGTGaattcaactcctgcatccagatcattgataaacATATTGAACAGAAATGGCCCTAGAACTGAATGAACACAGAGGAATACCACTGGTAGCCAAttgccagccagatgtagccccattcacaaccctttgagctctgcccttcagccagtttttCACCAAGTGCACCGTGTCCTTGCTCATCCCACAGCTGGACAACTTTTCCAGagggatgctgtgagggacagtgtcaaaaactttactaaaatccagaaaaactacatctgCCACTTTCCCTTCATCTACCAGGCAggtgaccttatcatagaaggatatAGAATTAGTTAAACAAGACCATCTGTttgtgaatccatgttgactgtgcctgaagattgcattaatttttaaaagcctttcagTAGTACCCAGTataatcttctccataatttttccaggaagtGAGGTTAGAttaacaggtctgtagttccctgggtcttccctcaTGTCCTTTTTGTAAATTGAAATAACATTGGCTAGCTTCTAGTcagcagggacctccccagactcccaagGATTTTGGTAGATGACCTTGAAGTATCCTGCCATAACATCTGCTAGTTCCTTCAGTATTCTGGGATGaatctcatcaggtcccatggtCTTGTGAACATTGAGCTGATATAGCTAGTCCTTTACAAATTCAATGTCCAAAAATGGAACGTCACTGTTCCCACACTTGTGGTCCTCTGATTCAGGGGACCAGGCAGCCCAAGGTCTATCGGTATTATTAAAGACTGGGGCAAAAACTGTATtgaatgcctctgctttttcttcatccctatGTCAGATGACCATCTTCAACAAGTATCAggtcaatgttttctttagacctCCTCTTGCTATTAGTATActtaaaaaagcccttcttgttatCTGAAACAATGctggccagtttcaactctaaTTGAGCTTTGGCCTTTTGTGTCTTCTCCCTGAATATATGAACTACAGCTCTGTAATCTTCCTGCGAAGCCTGACCTTGCTTCCAGAGatcatacaatttctttttcctcctgagctCCATGAGgagttccctgttcagccaagctggtcTTCTGCACCATTTGCTTGACTTATGATACAGTGGAATTGCCTACTCCTGTGCTTCTAAAAGGTAGATCTTAAAGACTGACCAGCACTTGTGGACTCCTAAGCCgtcaaaagcagattcccagggtACTCCACTAAATAGCTCCCTGAATAGCTTAAAATTTGCTCTCCTGAGTCCAGGGTAGCAactctgctgtccttttttcttacactgaaaattttaaactcaaCAATTTTATGATCACTGTAGCCAACACAGCCACCTACCATCACATCCCCCATGAGTCCTTCTCTATTCACAAATAGCAAGTCTAGGAGGCTACCTTTCCTAGCTGGCTTATGGAGTACCTGTGACAAGAAGTTATCATCTCCTACAAACTTCAAGAATTTCCAAGACTTGCTCATCACAGCATTATGATATTCCAAGTTGATGTCTGGGCATCAGACAGAGATGAAAGATAAGAGTTGAAATCTGCTATAAGGACAAGGGCTACCAATCCTGGAATTTCTCCTAATTGCCTATAGAATAACTCATCAGTGCTTACATCCTGGCTGGGCGATTGGTAGTAGACACCCACTAcaacatctcctttgttttgCAAGTTCGGTTCAGTCTGGGGATGGCAAGCCTCTCTGGCAGTGTGGTCCTGGTTCTCCATGTTGGTTACAGAAAGACCAGCTCCCTTTGTCCAGTTTGTCATGGAAGAAATTAAGACCTCTTTGACAGTGTACTTTcgttcagcttttcttctgactGTTGAGGTTAAGTTCTTTGGGGTAAGATGAGTAAACTAGCATTTATTTGGTGTAAATAATATAGATGTTAATGAAATAGAATAATGTCCCTTTATATTCTCTATGTTTGCACTACCTTCTTCTAAAGGACTtgaaatatgtatatacattgTTATGTTGTAAGTTTAGCACTAGTCAGgctgttctttttctcagaGATGTGTACATACATGTGGCATCACAGTAGTGGCAACAATATTTgaataattaatgaaaaattaatctttgagCTGTGGTCTGACTTCACATGTAGTAATTACTGGGAAATCATATTCACATTAATGTATCATGCAATTCATATGTTCAGGATTATAGCCCCAGACACTTACAGCAGTAATGAGTTTCTCTCTGAAGTATTCAATATTAGCAAAGAAGATAGGAGATGAGCACCTGAAAATCTTCACTCCCTCTGGCTCATAGATCTgtacaaagaaggaaaagtgtcAGCAAGGACATCTgctacagaaacacaaatgcAGCAGATAATAATAGAAATGTGACATTTCTTACATCAGTGTAATCCTTCCTGTTCCTGTAGATGTTACTTCTCCCAACGTTAGCCAAAACGGTGCAGCTTGGACTGtgaacaaacacacacatgcaattATTTATACCTCATACCAAAACCTGGCGGGAGGGAAGGGTCAGAGAAAGCAACGTCAGCTCCAGTTCTTCAGACTGAAGCGGGACCCACATCCAAGGGTTTACACCTGCAAATGATTTTTCCATACATGCTTGCTGGACAGACCAAGGCATGGGGCTGTTGGCCTTCTCAGTACAGGGGGAATTAATTTATAACAGGAGGCCCTGAGATATCTTTTCATCGTGTCCAACAAGTACTCACATCTGGGAGCGGATCACCACGGTCAGCAGCTGGAACGCCACGGCGGTTGCTAGCCCAATATCCAGGCCgagaaaaacagcagctaaGAAAGTCACCACCCATATAACCTGTAACGAGCAAGGGGATGGCAGCAGTTACGAGTGCGCCAAGGACCTGGGTCGTGAGCCCAGGGTGGGAGCAGGTTGTCCACACACCTTTGGTGAGggttttcatgttttctagttgtggggtttttttcttgtaaaataggGCCAGACTCACCAAGGAGTGTTTCTAGGGATGACAATTTCTATACAATAAAGGCTGAGAATAATAGAGGTGTGGATCTTCTATAGGTGGTTCACTAAATGCTCaatcaaaacacagcagaaaggcAAGTTACAAGTAAATCAGGAGCCTGGTAAAGCTGAGAGTTGTAAACGTGCTTTGGACATCAAAACAGGCAAATGTAGGTGCTGTGAATGTACTTGACTGATAAGCACAGATGACTAAATAATACTGAGTATTTTTAACCATGGatctcaaagcattttcatGTGGTCAATAACTGGCAGCTGGGAAAACTGAGGCCTGGAACCATATGGGAGCACAAGGAATTGGCTGATGAGGAAGCCAAGAGCCTAAATTTTCTGAGTGTCAGAGGTAAGCagtcctgccctccagcagcaaACTTTACCATTTGGAGTAAACCCTTCAAGCCATAGTCTTCACTGTTTTTTGCTGTGTAACCTCCACCTAATGTGGTGTGTGAGTGCGAGAAAGTGTCCCTGAATGTGTAGCCGATGCCCTGGGTATTGAGACATTTTCTGTAACTGCCTCTATATTTGACTTTATATaatgaactgtattttaatagattttgaTGAAATGGATGAAAGTGAAGTTAGGAGAGAGAATTAACTCAAAATAGGTGggacaaaatggaaaacacaagTGAGAggtataaaagtaaaaaaaggcaTGCCACTACTGTACTGTCCATTTACTGAAGTAACGCAGGTATAAACATAAATATAACCTGTAAGCAAATTTGCATAGTAGGTGGGCTTGCCAGAGCGCTTAATTCCTGAATGTTTGTGGGACTCAACTTACACAGTCATACTTGTCCTTTCTCCATAAGACGCCTACTTCCTTGAACTGCATGAGCATTCCTTTCAAGTTGCCAAGAGCCAAAGATGCAAGGACTGACTGTTAAAAAGACCGAAATCCATGTTGAAttttaaagcaagcaaagaaaatattgaacatAAGACTTAAAAGATGATACAAATAGGGCCAAAGTGCAGCTGAAAGGCCAGGCAGCTCCTCACATTGTGTCACTGCTGCAACTAGTGATGCCCTGTGCGTCGCACTGGGACCTCCCTAACCATGGTGCAGCACAGGTGTCTGACTAGAGGCTGCACATCCCACGTATTTGTGGCACCTAAAAGCTGGTGCTCTGATGTTTGGTGTTTGGGCACTTGCATTCCCTCTGAGGGACCAGATGTAGTGGTCCTCTCTATCATGATCTAGGAAGAAGAAGCAAGCTTTGCGAAACCCTGTTTGGCTCACACTGAAGTCTTTGAAGGTTCCCAGTGACTCCTAGAGCAGCCCTGTCTTTGGCCAGCAGGAGGAAACGCGAGGTGAAACCAGTGAATACCTTCTGTAATGGCTCCAGGAGAAACCCAATGGCCAAGATCACAGTCAAGACGATGACAGCTGAGATAATACCAGCAATCTGCATGAGAGAACAATTCCACCATGAATAAGTGCCCAAAGGTCATTATGGTCATCCAGGAAAAAAGAGAGCTTTCTTGCATTAAACGCCATCATGATCTGTTTTCTATACCTGTGTTTTGCCTCCCGAGCTCTCCTGCACACCTGATCTTGACAGAGAGGTGCTGGAAGCAAATCCTTTGAACGATCCACCAACTATGTTACCCAGCCCAAAAGCAAtcagttcctgaaataaaacaaaagagattGTTCTTAAAAGCTAGTTCATGAAAGTTATTCACAACGCAAAGCAGttctaaaatgaattatttcccATTGACAAATGCATTGTACTGATTTCAGTGTTATTCACCTACCTGGTTGCTGTCTACTGGGTAGTCATGCTTGATGGAATACACTTTGGCCACGGAGAAGGCTACTGCGAACCCAACGATTGCGATGGAAATACTGTCGCCAATACACTTTTGGAGGACACTTATATTAGGTGCAACAGGTGCTTGaaatctgaaagacagaaaaatctacTCATTAAGGATATGCCTAAGGAGACAAGGTGTCAAGAAAGTGAGCAAGGCAGTGCCCAGCTTATACTGAGCACTTTGGAGAGATGCGACACAGAATTGTGGATCTGAACCCTGTAAAACTTTGGGGAATCCTTGATCGGAACAGGGACTCTGTTTATCCACACTTTGCTCAGCTTGTGACTCAGCAGGTTCTCATTTCCTTGGCCAGGACCAGCCACAGCTTATTTTGTCTGAGGTCCATGCACAGTTTTGCCTTCTAGTTGCACATGGATGTCAGATCTGGCACGGCGCAGGGGCCCTTGCACAGGAAATTTGCACACAGAAAGATTTTACTTAattgtgacaaaaaaaaataaatccctgcGTAATTCATTGAAGCACTTTAGATAGCTAAATAAATACTAGGTCAGGTAGTATTGACTAGTCTCTCAGGCTTTCTGCTAGATGCTTTAGCTTTACCATTTCCTGCTCCTTCGATCAGGGGCTTTTGCAGATCCTAGGGAGAATTCCtctctgggcttttttttttttttttcccctctccaatGACCTGAAATCTGAAGAATGGAGACTCTTGAGCAGAAATAGCTGTTCTTCTGCAAGCTTCATCCACTAACACCCCTGGGGCTATAAGAGGCAATCGGGAGTGCCTGGATGAGTAAATGGCTGCAGTCTCCTGTTCTAGTAAATgtcttcctccctctttttaatttaatgtgtGCCTATTAATTCTTTACACCAAAATTCTGGCATAGCTGGATGTACTCTCTCTATAGATATATACTCTATATGTGGATATATACTCTCTATATGGATATACTTGTAGAGGAGCAGACGTTGAGGCCTCCGGAGGATAATCATGCctggggagatgctggtggCTGGTTGCGGGGGACCAGGCAGGAGAACTGTGCAGTGTGCTGGTGGCTTCCCAGGACTGCTAGTGGTGTGTGTACTTCAAGGGAAATGGAGGGGTTGAGAAGTGAGCAGCTCAGTATAAGGGCCAAACATCAACCTCCTGCTCAACAGCTgtcttttagaaaatgaagcatGCAATTATTTCATGTTACAGTGCATTCTTTGTTGCATAGGAGATGTGCTCTAGTGAGTAACTTTTACCTATTGAAAGTGTGTCTTCATTTTGTAGAGAGCCAAATGTTTATTTACCTACCAAAAGAAGATGAAGtagattattttaatcaaaaggCAGAGCTGAACTAATTTAGCACTGACAAACTTGAGAGAACATTTTGCTGTTGGTAAATTTTAAGCAAATCACTTACCCTTCCTCTAGTGTTCCGACGACAGCTAcattaaatttttcttcaaagttaaCAAAATAGGATATCAGTGCTGCTAAGACTGTCTGAAAGATAATAAACCCCACCTCCATTAGGCACATTCAAGTAACAGTATGAAAAAACTATTAAAAcccatttctttccctctcccacacGCCCTCCAGTCTCATCACCAGCAGCAGAATTATGCCCCAAGTCTGCACATCCCTTTGCTGGTCAGGTGTAATTCCTGAACCACCTTACAGGTATGGCTTTACGTTCATAAATCACACAGAGAATGTATCAGAATATCTCATTAATAACAGAGAACATCCCACTCAATGTTGTTTTCTAACAAGGTGCTGTAATAACTCTGGGGGAAAACAGGCACCACCTGCATCTGTAGCAACATCCTCCAGGACTTGGGAGCTTGCTGCCCGTGTGAGGCTTCCCCTACCccactgctgctggggggggggaggggggcaaaagtctctgctgctggagggcaAAACTGTTTTGTGCTTGGCCACGGATGGCCAGGACCAGTGGCTGCTTGCAGGTGTGGTGCAGTGGGGCCCCAGCTGTGGGACTGCAGCTGGCTGGTGTCAGAACCAATTTCatccaggggaaaaaatcataGTTTATAACATCTTACTCACTACAGATGTATTCAGTTAAGAACAGCTAAGTAGAGGTAAAACATCTCACAATAGCTCATGAATGTTGTCAATTTTTCCTTATAGGTAAAACATTAACCCATCATTTAATGCAAAACAGGAGAGGAAATAGTTAAAACTCTGCTTCCCATCTCACTATAGTGATGGAGCAATTGCAACATCCAAAAGAAGTGACTATTACCACAAGGAGTTCAATCGGGATGGGAGTTGGTAACTTCGCTTTGTATCGATCGTTCACTTCTTTCACCACAAACACGATAAGCAAGACAATAAGGGATGTGACAAGGTCAGCAATGTTTGTTTTTGTGATCTGGCTGAAAATGCTCTCCAGAGTCtgcaaaaccaggaagaaaCATGTGGTGGTTTCAAAATAGCAGTGCCCTGGCACAGTAGCAGTAACCCTTCCAGAAGAGCCTGTATCTGAATTGCCCTGAGGATTACTGCAGTTGGGATTTATTCCCTGTGGCATGATGTTGATTGCAAGCCCCAGTGAATGTGCATGTGCATCATCCGAATGACAAAAGCATCTGTCAAAGACCC
This sequence is a window from Balearica regulorum gibbericeps isolate bBalReg1 chromosome 1, bBalReg1.pri, whole genome shotgun sequence. Protein-coding genes within it:
- the SLC26A3 gene encoding chloride anion exchanger; translated protein: MVELVGNHYIVARAVYSENSFNEEHVKLHRYHKTFWNHLKLYFRCSPQRVKKIALGLFPIVSWLPAYRFREWILSDIVSGINTGLVAVLQGLAFALLVNVPPGYGLYAAFFPVLVYFIFGTSRHISVGPFPVLSLMVGGAVVRLVPDESDGNVTSLNMSAINEERVMVAASVTFLSGVFQLLLGIVQFGFIVIYLSHSLISGFTTAAAIHVVVSQLKFMLQLPVPGFNKPFGIIYTLESIFSQITKTNIADLVTSLIVLLIVFVVKEVNDRYKAKLPTPIPIELLVTVLAALISYFVNFEEKFNVAVVGTLEEGFQAPVAPNISVLQKCIGDSISIAIVGFAVAFSVAKVYSIKHDYPVDSNQELIAFGLGNIVGGSFKGFASSTSLSRSGVQESSGGKTQIAGIISAVIVLTVILAIGFLLEPLQKSVLASLALGNLKGMLMQFKEVGVLWRKDKYDCVIWVVTFLAAVFLGLDIGLATAVAFQLLTVVIRSQIPSCTVLANVGRSNIYRNRKDYTDIYEPEGVKIFRCSSPIFFANIEYFREKLITAVGFNPLRVLRKRNKALRKIRKMLKKGELQVTPKGLICLANHTHESDEELDNNRIEELDQPTNMTDLSILINWGTDLPPGITVPQVNIHSIILDFSAVSFLDFSAMRVLQKTLKEFVRINIDVYIAGAHEGFLDKLERCAFFDEEIKPSMFFLTVHDAVLHILLKKDIACSPKSKLAEEKGSSKDYIITFSNGLRSREGTIPTETKF